A window of the Natrinema salifodinae genome harbors these coding sequences:
- the sufD gene encoding Fe-S cluster assembly protein SufD — protein MSTQVHANLTEEQVRQISGDLDEPEWLLETRLEALDALETLDMPDVIRTPGRDWTNLHDLDFESFVDPLNAAEDKDQVGPDEAVVLPWAEAVDEHEALIKDHFGSIVDPQENYLTALSTALFSTGTVVYVPEGVDAEDVTIRTEQNSQSLFNYTLVVTEESASVTILERQATGEEQDEQYYSGIVEVVAGENSNVQYGSLQNLSEDAYNFTLKRGDAGTYATIDWIEANLGTQLTKTEVSTELNGESSESQIVGAFYGHNDQHFDLDAKVWHRAEHTTADLVTRGVTDDIARSVYEGVQDVGKDAWDTSSYQRENTLMLSDESEADASPKLIINNHDTEASHSATVGQIDQEDLLYMTSRGVNPRAARNMLVEGFFVPVLEEIAVDELRDDLEELIAARLRQRD, from the coding sequence ATGAGTACGCAGGTACACGCCAATCTGACGGAAGAACAGGTACGCCAAATTTCGGGCGACCTCGACGAGCCCGAGTGGCTCCTCGAGACGCGTCTCGAGGCCCTCGACGCGCTCGAGACGCTCGACATGCCCGACGTCATCCGGACGCCTGGCCGCGACTGGACGAACCTCCACGACCTGGACTTCGAGTCCTTCGTCGACCCGCTGAACGCGGCCGAGGACAAGGACCAGGTCGGTCCCGACGAGGCCGTCGTCCTCCCGTGGGCAGAGGCCGTCGACGAGCACGAAGCCCTCATCAAGGACCACTTCGGCTCTATCGTCGATCCCCAGGAGAACTACCTGACGGCGCTCTCGACCGCGCTGTTCAGTACCGGGACGGTCGTCTACGTCCCCGAGGGCGTCGACGCCGAGGACGTCACCATCCGAACCGAGCAGAACTCCCAGTCGCTGTTTAACTACACGCTCGTCGTCACCGAGGAGTCCGCGTCGGTGACGATCTTAGAGCGCCAGGCGACCGGTGAGGAGCAGGACGAACAGTACTACAGCGGTATCGTCGAGGTCGTGGCCGGCGAGAACAGCAACGTCCAGTACGGCAGCCTCCAGAACCTGTCGGAGGACGCCTACAACTTCACGCTCAAGCGCGGCGACGCCGGCACGTACGCCACGATCGACTGGATCGAGGCCAACCTCGGCACGCAGCTGACCAAGACCGAGGTCTCGACGGAACTCAACGGCGAGTCCTCCGAGAGTCAGATCGTCGGGGCCTTCTACGGCCACAACGACCAGCACTTCGACCTCGACGCGAAGGTCTGGCACCGCGCCGAGCACACGACGGCCGACCTCGTCACCCGCGGTGTCACCGACGACATCGCCCGCTCTGTCTACGAGGGCGTCCAGGACGTCGGCAAGGATGCCTGGGACACCAGCTCCTACCAGCGCGAGAACACGCTGATGCTCAGCGACGAAAGCGAGGCCGACGCCTCGCCGAAGCTGATCATCAACAACCACGACACCGAGGCCAGCCACTCCGCGACGGTCGGCCAGATCGACCAGGAGGATCTGCTATACATGACCTCCCGTGGTGTCAACCCGCGTGCGGCGCGGAACATGCTCGTCGAGGGCTTCTTCGTGCCGGTCCTCGAGGAGATCGCCGTCGACGAACTGCGCGACGATCTCGAAGAGCTGATCGCTGCGCGACTTCGCCAGCGCGACTAA
- a CDS encoding metal-dependent transcriptional regulator — translation MNTADQYLKAIYLAQRIEDGPASTGMLADLLEVSPASVNEMVGKLEDRELVEHEKYKGASLTDEGLERAHNALQTYCIIERFLANVLEVEEFRDEARALESVIDDTVAERLDTIIDRPEQCPDCFDPEADCCELLELEASGHAD, via the coding sequence ATGAACACTGCAGATCAGTATCTCAAGGCGATCTACCTGGCCCAACGCATCGAGGACGGTCCCGCATCGACCGGCATGCTCGCGGATCTGCTGGAGGTGAGTCCGGCGAGCGTCAACGAGATGGTCGGTAAACTCGAGGACCGCGAACTCGTCGAACACGAGAAGTACAAGGGTGCCAGCCTGACCGACGAGGGGCTCGAGCGCGCCCACAACGCCCTTCAGACCTACTGTATCATCGAGCGGTTCCTCGCGAACGTCCTCGAGGTCGAGGAGTTCCGGGACGAGGCCCGTGCCCTCGAAAGCGTCATCGACGATACGGTCGCCGAACGACTCGACACGATCATCGATCGTCCCGAGCAGTGTCCCGACTGTTTCGACCCCGAGGCGGACTGCTGCGAACTGCTCGAACTCGAAGCCAGCGGCCACGCGGACTGA
- a CDS encoding rubrerythrin: MSLGQRVSSDHQLTRLLQIGVVLEEVVESRAAHHIESLPPDERAAFDEEVEELLAEAAEESADHRERLEALIDDLEAETVEYEEINALVDAQYGPPEDTDGVLYDQLANEETAYKFYDDLIQAIEASDAEFAVDRDRLLDTLSGIREEEKEGVEEVTEIMEHRA; the protein is encoded by the coding sequence ATGAGTCTGGGACAGCGTGTCTCGAGCGACCACCAGCTAACCCGGTTGCTCCAGATCGGGGTCGTGCTGGAGGAAGTCGTCGAGTCACGCGCCGCCCACCACATCGAGTCTCTCCCGCCCGACGAGCGGGCGGCGTTCGACGAGGAGGTGGAGGAGCTGCTCGCGGAGGCCGCCGAGGAATCGGCTGATCACCGCGAGCGGCTCGAGGCGCTGATCGACGATCTCGAGGCCGAGACGGTCGAATACGAGGAAATCAACGCCCTGGTCGACGCGCAGTACGGGCCGCCGGAGGACACCGACGGCGTCCTCTACGACCAGCTGGCAAACGAGGAGACGGCCTACAAGTTCTACGACGACCTGATTCAGGCGATCGAGGCCTCCGACGCCGAGTTCGCGGTCGACCGCGATCGGCTGCTCGATACGCTGTCCGGCATCCGCGAGGAGGAAAAGGAGGGCGTCGAGGAAGTCACCGAGATCATGGAGCACAGAGCATGA